The Lactobacillus sp. ESL0680 genome has a segment encoding these proteins:
- a CDS encoding MFS transporter: MKLTHGSNNETEVKLRWLLLGELATWIGSSFVWPLTSVYLNKQLHISLSMIGVVLFCNCAGNVLGSIVAGRFYDRYNPYPLIVVGLSLDATILFLMAFFHGWPAYWIWLTLTGLTSGWNGTMINSIATSLRKYPGRYVFNLIYFAQNVGTVTGTLLVGYLYDFSIEFLFILAAALFAIAAINAAINYRPIINFHKQRQAKTVATGEKPKSQAMPKHNMMLTIGFLISLAVTWLMYMNWESNLSVYMVSLGIPFHMYSLLWTLNGAVIVIIQVVLARYPHLFKNLFHQIIFGTLMFAISFVTLIFARDFAHFALSMLILTFGEATAFPAVPAYINDLSPLSSKGKYQGAINVARGIGQAFGPLFGGLVIDRSGYIPFFIIAAVGIFLMIILLIPLHAKLRKHLTLYK, translated from the coding sequence ATGAAACTTACACATGGATCTAATAATGAAACAGAAGTTAAATTGCGTTGGCTGCTGCTGGGTGAATTGGCCACGTGGATTGGGTCGAGCTTTGTTTGGCCGCTGACCTCTGTCTATTTAAATAAGCAATTACATATCAGCCTCTCAATGATTGGGGTTGTATTATTTTGCAATTGTGCAGGTAATGTGCTCGGGTCAATTGTGGCGGGCCGCTTTTATGACCGCTATAATCCGTATCCGCTAATTGTAGTGGGATTATCGCTTGACGCGACGATCTTATTTTTGATGGCCTTTTTCCATGGGTGGCCTGCTTACTGGATTTGGTTAACGTTAACTGGGCTAACTAGTGGCTGGAATGGCACGATGATTAATTCCATTGCGACTAGCCTGCGTAAGTATCCGGGACGTTATGTTTTTAATTTAATTTATTTTGCTCAAAATGTGGGGACAGTCACGGGTACACTCTTAGTTGGTTACCTGTATGACTTCTCAATTGAATTCCTGTTTATTTTGGCTGCAGCGTTATTTGCGATTGCCGCAATTAACGCCGCGATTAATTATCGACCGATTATTAATTTTCATAAACAGCGGCAGGCAAAAACAGTGGCGACTGGCGAGAAGCCGAAGTCACAAGCAATGCCGAAGCATAATATGATGCTCACCATTGGTTTCTTAATCTCATTAGCTGTTACCTGGTTAATGTATATGAATTGGGAATCCAACCTGTCCGTTTACATGGTTTCGCTTGGGATTCCATTCCACATGTACAGTTTGCTCTGGACATTGAATGGTGCGGTAATTGTGATTATCCAAGTGGTTTTGGCACGTTATCCACATTTATTTAAAAACTTGTTCCACCAGATTATTTTTGGCACATTGATGTTTGCCATTTCCTTTGTGACCTTAATCTTTGCTCGGGATTTTGCGCATTTTGCGCTCTCAATGCTCATTTTGACCTTCGGTGAAGCCACGGCCTTTCCAGCTGTGCCAGCTTACATTAATGACTTGTCGCCATTATCCAGCAAAGGAAAGTATCAGGGGGCAATTAATGTGGCTCGTGGAATTGGGCAGGCATTTGGACCATTATTTGGCGGTCTAGTGATTGACCGTTCCGGTTATATTCCGTTCTTTATCATTGCAGCTGTGGGGATTTTCTTGATGATTATTCTGCTAATCCCATTGCATGCTAAATTGCGGAAGCATCTGACACTGTACAAGTAA
- a CDS encoding carboxylate--amine ligase: MNQDFTPILLGSDINVYGMARSFNQAYGIKVKALADSQLAATRYSKIVEVELHHGFSEDPTFMTVMREQMKLYKDHQEPVILIACGDGYAELLAKHKDELQDVFVVPYIDYDLLEKLISKEGFYQIAEEYGLPYPKTKIVTMADFQAEDYLNLPFNYPVELKPEDPVSWLDVHFEGRKKAFTIHDEAELKDIVGKIYGNGYQADLILQDFIPGDDSNMRVLNAYVDKDHHIKMMCMGHPLLEDPTPQSIGNYMAILPEYNEKLYEQVETFLEKINYTGMANFDIKYDSRDGQYKFFEINLRQGRSSFYVTLNGYNLAKWYVDDYVYDSLKEQPTVYGNKLKSKHVLWLGVPVKIFKEYAADNEAKKAAEELIHEGRYGTTVFYDKDRNLKRWLLMKYMFHNYYDRYKKFYQVNKGQFFEKKPQK, from the coding sequence ATGAATCAAGATTTTACGCCAATTTTATTGGGTAGCGACATTAATGTCTATGGCATGGCGCGCTCGTTTAATCAAGCTTATGGTATTAAAGTTAAGGCTCTAGCTGATAGTCAGCTTGCGGCAACGCGTTATTCTAAGATAGTCGAAGTTGAATTGCATCACGGCTTTAGTGAAGATCCAACCTTTATGACAGTTATGCGTGAGCAGATGAAGCTTTACAAGGATCATCAGGAACCAGTAATTTTGATTGCTTGTGGGGATGGCTACGCTGAATTATTAGCTAAGCACAAGGATGAATTGCAAGACGTGTTTGTCGTTCCTTATATTGACTATGATCTGCTTGAAAAGCTGATTTCTAAGGAAGGCTTCTACCAAATTGCGGAAGAATATGGCTTGCCGTACCCTAAGACTAAGATTGTTACGATGGCTGACTTTCAGGCTGAGGATTATTTAAACCTGCCATTCAACTATCCTGTTGAATTAAAGCCAGAGGATCCTGTTTCTTGGCTTGATGTTCACTTTGAAGGCCGCAAAAAAGCCTTCACAATTCATGATGAAGCTGAATTAAAAGATATTGTTGGTAAAATCTACGGCAACGGCTACCAGGCTGACCTGATTTTGCAGGACTTCATTCCTGGTGATGATTCTAACATGCGGGTGTTGAATGCTTATGTTGATAAAGACCATCATATTAAGATGATGTGTATGGGTCACCCACTGCTGGAAGATCCAACGCCGCAATCAATTGGTAATTACATGGCGATTCTGCCGGAATATAATGAAAAGTTATATGAGCAAGTTGAGACTTTCTTAGAAAAGATCAATTATACAGGGATGGCCAACTTTGATATTAAGTATGATAGTCGCGATGGCCAGTATAAGTTCTTTGAAATTAACTTGCGTCAGGGCCGCTCTAGCTTTTATGTTACCTTAAACGGTTATAACTTAGCTAAGTGGTACGTTGATGATTACGTTTATGACAGCTTGAAGGAACAGCCAACTGTTTATGGTAATAAGTTAAAATCCAAGCACGTTCTGTGGCTGGGAGTTCCAGTGAAAATTTTCAAGGAATATGCTGCTGATAATGAAGCTAAGAAGGCTGCTGAGGAATTAATTCATGAGGGCCGCTACGGCACCACTGTCTTTTATGATAAGGACCGTAATCTTAAGCGCTGGCTGTTAATGAAGTACATGTTCCATAACTATTATGACCGGTATAAGAAGTTTTATCAGGTAAACAAGGGTCAATTCTTTGAGAAAAAACCACAAAAATAA
- the asnB gene encoding asparagine synthase (glutamine-hydrolyzing): MCGIVAFYDPEINDKQKAIGKMMATIKHRGPDSDGMYTNDKVALGFRRLSIIDLRGGSQPIFNEDNTRAIIFNGEIYNFQPLREELVAAGHTFTTETDTEVLLHGFEEWGMDGLLKRVLGMFAFAIWDDNTQTLYGARDFFGIKPLYYSDENGHLLIGSELKSFLAFPGFKRRLNTEAVKPYLMNQYNDLNETFFKGIHRFPAGHWFEYQDGKMKMHQYWDAEYKANNLSFEETVKKIDDDLKETVDLYRIADVPVGAFLSEGVDSSYITSILDPDDVFSISFDDATYDEASKAKALADIKGWKFFSDKVKSDEAMHDFPEMQYHMDEPDANPSIIPLWYLCKMARKHVTVALSGEGADELFAGYVNYGMHTHNNVIKVFTSQLTKLPKKTKVKLAHKIKKMPNFPGKVHLYTNLAEPSEFYVGQSVIYDMDYPTIFTSEDANGILKPSYRNKLTVNSIYQSDFKKVKDLDNVRQMQYIDLHHFMLNDIEQKADKISMAHSLELRVPYLDRKIAERANSIPTEYLVNKHDTKYALRKASERVLPDEWAKRPKLGFPTPIKEWLQEPRFDKQVRDMFSEDFVSDIFEQDKILQLLDENFNGDGSHRRQIWTIYTFLVWYKLFFVDYEGTVAKYQHVQPEVASLIEQGKLV, translated from the coding sequence ATGTGCGGAATTGTCGCATTTTATGATCCAGAAATAAATGACAAACAAAAAGCCATTGGTAAAATGATGGCAACGATTAAACACAGAGGCCCAGATTCTGATGGGATGTATACCAATGATAAGGTAGCGTTGGGCTTTAGAAGATTATCAATTATTGATTTGCGCGGTGGTAGCCAACCAATCTTTAACGAAGATAATACCCGAGCAATTATTTTTAACGGTGAAATTTACAATTTTCAACCATTAAGAGAAGAATTAGTTGCCGCTGGGCATACTTTTACTACTGAAACTGATACAGAAGTCTTGTTGCACGGTTTTGAAGAATGGGGCATGGATGGCTTGCTCAAGCGCGTGCTCGGAATGTTTGCCTTCGCTATTTGGGATGATAATACCCAAACTTTGTATGGTGCCCGTGATTTCTTTGGAATTAAGCCGTTATATTATAGTGATGAAAATGGTCATTTGCTTATCGGTTCAGAGCTCAAGAGTTTCTTGGCTTTCCCAGGGTTTAAGCGCCGGTTGAACACGGAAGCAGTTAAGCCATACTTAATGAACCAATACAATGACCTTAATGAAACATTCTTTAAGGGCATTCACCGCTTCCCAGCTGGTCATTGGTTTGAATATCAAGACGGCAAGATGAAAATGCACCAATATTGGGATGCCGAATACAAGGCTAACAATTTGAGCTTTGAAGAAACCGTTAAAAAGATTGATGATGACCTAAAAGAAACGGTTGATTTGTACCGCATTGCTGATGTTCCGGTTGGTGCTTTCTTGTCAGAAGGTGTCGATTCTAGTTATATCACCAGTATCTTAGATCCTGATGATGTTTTCTCAATTTCATTTGACGATGCAACTTATGATGAAGCCTCAAAGGCTAAGGCTTTAGCTGATATTAAGGGTTGGAAGTTCTTCTCTGACAAAGTAAAGTCGGATGAAGCGATGCATGACTTTCCTGAGATGCAGTACCACATGGATGAGCCGGATGCGAACCCATCAATTATTCCGCTCTGGTACTTGTGCAAGATGGCGCGTAAGCATGTCACAGTTGCTCTATCAGGTGAAGGTGCTGACGAGTTATTTGCTGGCTATGTCAATTACGGCATGCACACGCATAACAATGTAATTAAGGTCTTTACGTCACAATTAACTAAATTGCCGAAAAAGACAAAAGTTAAGTTGGCACATAAGATTAAGAAGATGCCTAACTTCCCAGGTAAGGTGCATTTGTACACTAACCTAGCTGAACCAAGCGAGTTTTACGTTGGTCAATCTGTGATTTACGATATGGATTACCCAACGATTTTCACTTCTGAGGATGCTAACGGTATTTTGAAGCCGTCATACCGCAACAAGTTGACGGTTAACAGTATCTACCAATCCGACTTTAAGAAGGTTAAGGATCTTGATAACGTCCGGCAGATGCAGTACATTGACCTGCACCACTTTATGCTAAATGATATTGAGCAAAAAGCGGACAAGATTTCAATGGCGCACTCTCTAGAATTGCGGGTACCGTACCTTGACCGCAAGATTGCTGAACGAGCAAACTCAATTCCAACTGAATATTTGGTTAATAAGCATGATACTAAGTACGCTTTACGTAAGGCTTCAGAGCGAGTTTTGCCAGATGAATGGGCTAAACGGCCAAAATTAGGCTTCCCAACGCCAATCAAGGAATGGCTGCAGGAACCGCGCTTTGACAAGCAAGTTCGGGACATGTTCAGTGAAGATTTTGTCAGTGATATTTTTGAACAAGACAAGATTTTGCAATTACTCGATGAAAACTTCAATGGCGATGGTTCTCACCGTCGGCAAATTTGGACAATTTATACCTTCCTTGTTTGGTACAAGTTATTCTTTGTTGATTATGAGGGCACGGTTGCTAAGTATCAACACGTTCAGCCGGAAGTAGCTAGCTTGATCGAACAAGGCAAGCTGGTTTAA